CAAGGTGGAGTGTACCCTGCGCTTCAACGAGGAAAACGCCGGCAAGGCGCTGCAGGTCGACCGCGAGCGCGCCGCGCAGCTGGTCGCCGCCGCCGAGACCGTGGCCGGCCTGATCCGGCAGCCCGCTTCGCTCGACCCGCTGGCCGTACTGGCCTGGCCGGGCGTGCTGGTGGCCGACGCCGCCGATCCGCAGGCGCTCAATGCCAGCGCCCTCGCCGCCTTCACCCAGGCGCTGGACGAGCTCAAGGCCGGCCGCGCCCGCGAAGGCGCCGAACTGGCGAGGATCATCGACGAACGCCTGGCTTCGATGCTGGAAGAGGTCGCCAACCTGCGCCAGCTGGTGCCGGAAATGCTCGCCAACCAGCGCCAGAAGATCGTCGACCGCTTCACCGAGATGAAAGCCGAACTCGACCCGCAGCGCCTGGAGCAGGAAATGGTCCTACTGGCGCAGAAGAGCGACGTCGCCGAAGAACTCGACCGCCTGACCACCCACGTCACCGAAGTGCGCCGCGTGCTCAAGGCTGGCGGTGCCGCCGGTCGCCGCCTGGACTTCCTCATGCAGGAACTCAACCGCGAGGCCAACACGCTAGGTTCGAAGGCGTTCGACCCGCGTTCCACCCAGGCCGCGGTCAACCTCAAGGTCCTGATCGAACAGATGCGCGAGCAGGTCCAGAATATCGAGTAAACCGGGCAACGCCCGGCTCGGAACCGTCAACCGCAACTCCAGGAAAGCGCCATGTCCGGCACTCTGTACATCGTTTCTGCCCCGTCCGGTGCCGGCAAGACCAGCCTGGTCAAGGCGCTGCTCGACGCCATGCCCGCCGTGCGCGTCTCCGTCTCCCACACCACCCGTGGCATGCGTCCGGGCGAGGTGGATGGCGTGAACTATCACTTCGTCGCTCGCGACACCTTCACCGCCATGCTCGAGCGCAATGAGTTCCTCGAACATGCGGAAGTCTTCGGCAACCTCTACGGCACCTCGCAGCGCTGGGTGGAGAAGACGCTCAAGGAAGGTTTCGACCTGATCCTCGAGATCGACTGGCAGGGCGCCCAGCAGGTGCGCCGGCTGATGCCCCAGGCGCAGTCGATCTTCATCCTGCCGCCGAGCCAGGAGGCCCTGCGCCAGCGCCTGACCAACCGTGGCCAGGACGCCGACGAGGTGATCGAGCAGCGCATGCAGGAAGCCGTCAGCGAAATGAGCCACTATGTCGAGTACGATCACCTGGTGATCAACGACGATTTCGCCCATGCGCTGGAAGACCTCAAGGCGATCTTCCGCGCCCGCCAGCTGCGCCAGGACGCCCAGCAGCAGCGGCACACCGAACTGTTGCAACAATTGCTGGCCTGAACAGGAAACGCGAAGGCCCTTCCATAAAGATTGGCGATTTTTTAAACTATTCAGTCCGCCCGGCATTCTCCGGGCATCCATTTTCGTAACGAGGAACACCATGGCCCGCGTCACCGTTGAAGACTGCCTGGACAACGTCGATAACCGTTTCGAGCTGGTCATGCTCGCCACCAAGCGCGCTCGCCAGCTGGCCACCGGCGGCAAGGAGCCGAAGGTAGCCTGGGAAAACGACAAGCCCACCGTCGTCGCTCTGCGCGAGATCGCCTCGGGCCTGGTGGACGCTGACATCGTTCAGCAGGAGGACGTGGTTGAAGA
This Pseudomonas sp. ATCC 13867 DNA region includes the following protein-coding sequences:
- the gmk gene encoding guanylate kinase, translating into MSGTLYIVSAPSGAGKTSLVKALLDAMPAVRVSVSHTTRGMRPGEVDGVNYHFVARDTFTAMLERNEFLEHAEVFGNLYGTSQRWVEKTLKEGFDLILEIDWQGAQQVRRLMPQAQSIFILPPSQEALRQRLTNRGQDADEVIEQRMQEAVSEMSHYVEYDHLVINDDFAHALEDLKAIFRARQLRQDAQQQRHTELLQQLLA
- a CDS encoding YicC/YloC family endoribonuclease; the encoded protein is MVHSMTAFARVEQAGPHGTLSWELRSVNHRYLEPNLRLPEAFRDLEGAVREALRQGLSRGKVECTLRFNEENAGKALQVDRERAAQLVAAAETVAGLIRQPASLDPLAVLAWPGVLVADAADPQALNASALAAFTQALDELKAGRAREGAELARIIDERLASMLEEVANLRQLVPEMLANQRQKIVDRFTEMKAELDPQRLEQEMVLLAQKSDVAEELDRLTTHVTEVRRVLKAGGAAGRRLDFLMQELNREANTLGSKAFDPRSTQAAVNLKVLIEQMREQVQNIE
- the rpoZ gene encoding DNA-directed RNA polymerase subunit omega — protein: MARVTVEDCLDNVDNRFELVMLATKRARQLATGGKEPKVAWENDKPTVVALREIASGLVDADIVQQEDVVEEEPLFAAFEDEANNEAL